The DNA window GATCCGCCAGCTCTTCGCCCAGACATCCGACGCCCGTTCGCGCGGCTGCACCACCGGATACTTTTCCTTCAACTCCGGCGACGGCCGCTGCGACCGCTGCTCCGGCGCCGGCTTCGAGAAGGTCGAGATGCAGTTCCTTTCGGACATCCAGGTCACCTGCCCGGACTGCGGCGGCCGACGCTACAAGCCGTCGGCCCTCGACATCCACTACCGCGGCAAGTCGATCGCCGACATCCTCGACCTGACCGTCGATCAGGCCCTCGCCTTCTACGCCGACGATCCGTCATCGACCTCGTCGACCCGCAAGCGCCACAGCTCGATCCGTCGCGCGCTGCTTCCATTGAGTGAGGTCGGCCTCGGCTACGTGAAGCTCGGCCAGCCGTTGAACACCTTGTCCGGCGGTGAGTCGCAACGCCTGAAGCTCTGCCAGGTCGTCGCCGAGGACACCGGCAAGCGCCACAAGAAGCCGCGCTTCCTGATCCTCGACGAACCGACGACCGGTCTCCATTTCGGCGACATCGAACGCCTACTCGGTGTGTTCCAGAAGCTCGTCGGACAGGGCCACACGCTGCTGGTCATCGAACACAACCTCGACGTGATCAAGTCGGCCGACTGGATCCTCGAGCTCGGCCCGGGTGCCGGTGCCGACGGCGGCAAGCTAGTCGCCGAGGGCCCGCCGGAGAAGGTCGCCACGCTCAAGACCGAAACCGCCCGCTTCCTCAAGCCCGCCCTCAAAGGTCGGGCCCAAAAAGGTAGGGACGAGCGCCCCCGCTCGTCCGCAGCCCGAAGGACCAACTCGTCCTCCCACACCCTCTCCGACGCCTCCATCACCCTCCGCGGCGCACGCGAGCACAACCTCAAGAACATCGACGTCGACATCCCGCGCGACCAGTTCGTCGTGGTCTCCGGCCTGTCCGGCAGCGGCAAGTCGACCCTGGCCTTCGACATCCTGTTCGCAGAGGGACAGCGGCGATTCCTCGACTCGATGTCGGCCTACGCCCGCCAGTTCGCCGAACAACTCGAGAAGCCGGAACTCGACATCCTCAACGGCCTGCCGCCGACCGTGGCGATCGAGCAACGGGTTTCCCAAGGCGGCATGAAGTCGACCGTCGCCACCGTCACCGAGCTCTGGAACTTCATCCGGCTGCTCTACGCCAAGCTCGGCACGCGCTATTGCCCGGACTGTGACGTGCCGGTCGAGAAGCAATCGGTCGCGGCAATCGACAAAACCATCCACGGCCATCTGAAACGCGGCGGCGTCAGCATCCTCGCCCCCGTGATCCGCGGCCGGAAGGGCTACCACACGGAGGTCGCCGAGTGGGCACTGAAGCAGGGCTTCACGAAGCTGCTCGTCGACCGGCAGTTCCGCGAAGCCGAGGGCTTCGAAAGGCTGACCCGTTATCAAGAGCACGATATCGACGTCGTCGTGGCGGAGCCGTCGGGGCTTTCTGACAAAGCCGCCCTCAAAGACCTGTCCGCCTCGATCGAGCGGGCGCTGGAGATCGGCAAGGGCACGATCCGCATCCTCACCCCGGGCAAGGAGCTGGTTCTCCTTTCGACCGAAGCCAGTTGTCCGTCGTGCCACCAGTCCTTCGACGAACTCGACCCGCGGCTGTTTTCCTTCAACTCACCCTACGGCTGGTGCACCGAATGCCGTGGCCACGGCCAGGTGCCGAAACGACGCCGGGCCTTTGATCCATCGCGCCACGAATCGGTGCTCGCCGCCGAGCTCGATGCCGACCGCAAGGTCGCGCGGATGGACGACACCGAACTGGTCGAGTGTCCGTCCTGTCACGGCACACGCCTCAACCCCGAGTCCCGCGCCGTTCGCCTCGGAGGCGGAACGCCATCGTCGCGCAACAAGGCGGACTTGCGGATCTCCGACCTCTCGCGCTTCTCGGTCACCGACGCGGACACGCATTTCTCCAAGGTCAAGTTCACCGGACCTCGCGACCAGCTCATCGCACGGGACATTCTCCCCGAGATCACCCAGCGGCTCGCCTTCCTCGAACACGTCGGTCTCGGCTACCTCCAGCTCGACCGTTCCGCCACCACGCTGTCCGGCGGCGAAAGCCAGCGCATCCGGCTCGCCGCCCAACTCGGTTCCAACCTCCGCGGCGTCCTCTACGTGCTCGACGAGCCGACCATCGGCCTGCACCCGCGCGACAACGAACAGCTCCTCGACACGCTCATCGGCCTGCGCGACCGAGGCAACTCGCTGATTGTCGTCGAGCACGACGAGGACACCATCGCCCGTGCCGACCACCTCATCGACCTCGGCCCCGCCGCCGGCCGCCTCGGTGGCGAGATCGTCTACCAAGGCGACCCGCCAACTTCGGCAGGTAGGGACGGGCGCCCCCGCCCGTCCGCCGGTCGGCCGAAGACCTCCGACCCTACCCTCTCCCCGACTTATCAGGCCCTCGTTCACCCGATCGTCCATCCGACGCGGGGAAAACGACGCGCCATTTCCAAATCGCATGCCCGGCTCAAGCTCACCGGCTGCCATGCCAACAACCTGCGCGATGTCGACGTCGAGATCCCGCTGGGCCGCCTGACGGTGCTCACCGGCATTTCCGGCTCCGGCAAGTCGACCTTGATGCACCGCTGCCTCGCCGAGGCGGCGCGCGCCGGGAAAAAACCGAAGGGCGCGCCTTTCAAGTCGGCGGCCGGCTTCAAGGCGATCAAGTCGACTTACGAAGTCGACCAGTCTCCGATCGGCAAAACCTCGCGATCCTGCCCGGCGACCTACGTCAAGGTCTTCGACGACATCCGCAAGTTGTTTGCCCAGCTTCCCGACGCCCGCATGCGGGGCTACGATGCTTCCCGTTTTTCGTTCAATACCGGCGACGGACGCTGCGCGGTGTGCGAGGGCAACGGCCGGGTAAAGCTCGAGATGGACTTCCTTCCGACCACATGGATTCCCTGCGAGGCCTGCGACGAGCAGCGCTACAATCCGGCCACCCTCGAGGTCCGCTTCCGCGGCAAGAACATCGGTGAGATCCTCCATCTCACGATCGAGGAAGCCGCCGCCTTTTTCGAATCGCAGCCACGGATCGCGGCTCCCCTGCAGCTCCTCGCCGACACCGGCCTCGGCTATCTCCAGCTCGGGCAGCCGTCGCCGACCGTCAGCGGCGGTGAAGCCCAGCGCATCAAGCTGGTGTCCCAGCTCATCCGCGGCCGGGGCGCCAAGGCAAGACTCGCGACGCGCGAGCTGAAGGCCACCAATCTCTACCTCATCGAGGAACCGACCGTCGGACTGCACCTCGAGGACGTGAAGCGCCTGATCGACGTCCTGCACCGGCTCGTCGACGAGGGTCACACCGTCGTGGTGATCGAGCACCACATGGCGGTTGCCGCAGAGGCTGACTGGATTCTCGACCTCGGCCCCGAGGGCGGCGCGGCGGGGGGGCGGATCGTCGCGCAGGGACCTCCGGAGAAGATCGCCCGCTCGAAACAATCGCGCACCGCGCCATTCCTCCGGGTCGAGTTGGAGAACCGGGACTGAGTCCCGACCTCACGATCTGGCTGGGCGGCCGTCGGGCCGCCACCATCAGTCGAAATCGACGCTCGATGATCCCGAGCCGTCGTGCAGCACCTGGTCGATGACGATGCAGGCGGCGAGGATCGCCACATCATCCTCACCATCGACGATCTGCACGCCGTACACGTCGGACATGCTGAAAAACTCCTTGCTGACGTTGGCCACGACCCGACCACCGCGGGTGAATTCGTAGTCGTGGGTCCAGAAGCGGCCCTTGATCGTGTAGTCGTTGGGACCGGGCACATCGAGCGTGAACTCCTTGCTGAACCAGCGGAACTCCTTCACCACCTCCGCGAAGAGCTGTCCATTACGATGGATCTCGTAGCGAGGCATCATGGAGAACATCTTCTGCGAGATGAAGGCGAGTTCCTGGCCCGCCATGTCCTGAAAGGACAGCTTGTCACCCCATGAGAAGGCCTTGCCCTTCACTTGGAAAACCGGCCGTCCGACGTTGTCGCAAATCTTGAAGTCATCTCCCCACGACCAGAATTTCTCACGGATCTGATAAGTCATGACGGAGTGTGTCAGACCCCGCCTGCAGTCGGCAGTTACAATCCCCTTCCGTTCTTTGGAACGCGGCTGCCAAAAGAGAAAAGCCGCCTCCGGGCGGAGGCGGCTTGGATCGAACTACTTCTTCTTACCTTTGCCCTTGCCCGGGCCTCCACCCTTGGAACCTCCGCCACCCTTGGAGCTTCCTCCGCCTTTGCTGCTGGAACCGGTGTCCTTCGACCGGCCGGGCGACGACTTTTGCTTCGCGCGCTCGAGTTGCTTCGCGCGTTCCTGTTGCTGCTGCTTGGCACGCTCCATCTGCTTCGCCCGTTCCTGCTGTTGTTGCTTGGCACGCTCCATCTGCTTCGCCCGTTCCTGCTGTTGTTGCTTGGCACGCTCCATCTGCTTCGCCTTCTCCTTCTGGGCAGCCGCCGCTTTGGCGCGTTCGTTCGCCTGATCCCGCTTTGCCTTTTCGGCACGGTCCCCGGCTTCCTTCGCCGCCTTTGCCTTCTGGGCGGCCTCCGACGCCTTACGTTGCTGTTCCTTCAGCTTCTCCTGCATCTGCGCGCGGGCGCCCGATCCCTTATCATTCCCCGGAGGAGCCGGTTTATCGACACGCTCCGGAGCTTTCTCGCGACCCCGGGGCTGAGACGCTTGGGATTTCTCCTTGTCGGGCCCGCGACCGACCTCCGGCCGGCCGCCATCCGATTTACCGCGCGGACCTTTGGTCTTTTCGAGGCGTTCGACGATCGCATCGCGCATCGCTTTCCCCTTCGGCTCGGGACGCTCCGGCACCTTCACCGACTTGGCAAAAGCCTCGTCACCCCGACCACGGATGGGTGAGCGCTGGAACTTCTCCTTCAACTCCTTGGCCTCGCCTTTCGGAGAAGACGAGCGGACTTCGAGCTTCTCGCGAAGCTTCCGAAACTGCTCCGCCTGCTCGCGCTGCCGGCCGATCCTCTCGATGTCCGACTTGGCGACCTGCTGGAATTTGAAGCCACCGGAATCCCGCTTCGGATAGTCCCGAATCGAGCTGGCGAAAGCACGGTCGCCGAATCCTTCCGTGCGGATCGTGCGCATCGTCGACCACGTATGGGGCGGACGCGCCTGCACGTTCGAAGTGAGATAGTTGTATCGGTCGCGATGCTTCTTCTCCCAGTGCTTGTCGCCGCGATGGCTCCAGCGCTGGTAAGCGTAGATCGGATCGTAGTGGCCACGCGCGGAGTGCCAGGCGAAGGCCGGATTGTATCCCCTCGAGAGATAACGGGAGTCATAGTAGTCGCCGAAATAGTAGTGGCAGGTCCGCGGCCGGTAGAAGAGGTGGTCGACGAACGCGTTCACAGCGACCACCACGCTCGGTTGATAACGGTAGCGGGCGCCGTGATTGCGGTGAAAATGCACCGGAGCAAAGACCACGCCACGACGGGCGACCGAGTAGTCCCAGTAGCCGTCGACAAACACATAGCCGCGGGGTGTCCAGACGTATCGGGCGGGAACCCACGTCCAGCCATCGCGAAGGGGCGACCAGTAGCCCGAGCGCCACACGTAGCGGGTATCGGCCCAAATCCATGATCCGGGAATCCAGCTATGGTCGGAGCTCGGTGCCGCGACACTCGGGCCGGCCTCGACCGTCGCGGGAGGAGCCGTCGAAAAATAGCTCACCTCCTCGACGTCCGCATCGCCCCAGTATCCGGAAACCCACTGCCACTCGGAACTTCCGAGTTCGTCCCAGTAGCCAGGAACCCACTGACGTTCGGGCGGCAGGTTCCGCCAGACGCCACTGATCCAAAGGTAGTCGCTCTGGTCGTCTTCCCAGCCCCAATAGCCCGGGATCCACGTGACGTTGTCTCCCTCGGGCCGCATCTCCGGCGGCAGTTCTTCCAGAGGCTCAGGCGGCAGCTGGTTGACGATGATGCCTGGCTCGGGTTCAAAAGTGACGGACTCGGCGAAGGCCTCGTGGACAGGTCCGCGCGTCAGCACCTCGAAGTTGTCGACGTCCTGCGCTGGCAGCGGCACGGCCTCGGAGGTGGTTGAAGAGGCGACAAACACCGCCCCGCCAGCGAGTGCCGCGGAGAGGGCGATGATGGTGATGGTTCGGTTTTTCATGATCGTTGAAATTCGGTTCTGTGTTTCCGGTGCGACGGATCCCATCCGCCCGCATTCAAACGCAGACTGCTTGCCGCCTTGGGAACCGCGTTCTGACCAACTGGCAGCCAGCGCCTTATGAATCCCCCGACTTTTCCCAAGTTTCTCCGAGAACCGCACCCTGCACGGATCCACATGGCACCCTGCACGATCCCCGTTCCGCTCTGTGAAGTTGCCTCACTCTCCCCCGCCTGACAGCGTGCGCCCATGCAGGTCGAGAAAGTGAAATACGTGCTCTGGGCGGCCGACTGGCAGCGCTGCGTGAAGTTCTACAGCGAGCTGTTCGGTGGCGAAGCGACGATGGAATCGGAAGTCTGGAGCGAGGTCGTCATCCAAGGAGCCATCATCGGCATCCACGGCGGTGGCGAAGGCAAGCGCACCTGGACCGGCCTGTCATTCCAGCTCGACGACCTCCGCGAAGGCATCCGTCGGCTGAAGGAATGCGGTGGCGATCTGACCTGCGAGCCCACGGACACCCCGGAGGAACCGCTTCACCTCGCGATGTGCATCGACCCCGAGGGCAACGAGTTCATGATGACCCAGCGGCGGAGCTGAAAAGGACCGCGCGGCTCCGACCGCGCTACGGAAGGTAGGGACGACTGCCCCCAGTCGTCCGCGATCCGCCGGCAAGGCCGTTGCGACCCCGGACTCATCGGACAAGCGAGCGGCGCTTTCAGCAGGACCGTGCGGCTCCGACCGCGCCCCGGAAGGTAGGGACGACTGCCCCAGTCGTCCGCGATCTGCCCACAGGCCGTTGCGATCCTTCACGCACCGGACAAGCAAGGGCCGCTTCCAGCAGGACCGCGCGGCTCCGACCGCGCCCCCGAGAATCGGGCATCTGTTGAGCCGGGGTTCCGGGGCGCGGTCGGAGCCGCGCGGTCCTTTCCTCCACTCCCCTACCCGCAGTCCGGACCGGCAATCACGCGCGCGACGCCGCCGCGATGGTGTTCTTCATCAGCATCGCGATCGTCATCGGCCCGACTCCGCCGGGCACCGGGGTGATGGCCTTACACTTGGGTGCGACTTCTTCGTAGGCGACGTCACCGGTCAGGCGGTAGCCGCTCTTCCGCGAAGGATCCTCCACGCGGTTGATTCCGACATCGATCACCACCGCCCCGTCCTTGACCCAATCCGCCTTGACCATTTCCGGGCGGCCGACGGCTGCCACCAGGATGTCGGCCTCGCGGCAGATCGCGGGCAAATCACGGCTGCGCGAGTGGGCCACCGTCACGGTCGCGTCGGAACCCTTCGCCATCAGCAGGAGCGCCATCGGCTTGCCAACGATCATGCTGCGACCGATCACCACCGCGTTCGCGCCGCTGGTCTCGATGCCCGCCTCCTTGATCAGGCGCATGCAACCGGCCGGTGTGCACGGAACGAATCCGGTGGGATCTTCCAATGCGAGTTTGGCGACGTTTTCCGGATGGAAGCCGTCGACATCCTTCGCCGGGTCGAGCGCCCTCACGATTTCCTCCTCGTCGATCTGCTCCGGCGGCGGGCTCTGGACGAGGATACCGTGAATCGCCGGATCGGCATTCAGCTCCGCCACGACTTTCAGCAACTCTTCCTGGGTGGTCTCGGTCGGTAGCTCGATCTTCCTCGAATGGATGCCGAGGTCGCCACAGGTCCGGACCTTCGATCCGACGTAAACCATGGAAGCGGGATCCTCCCCCACCAGCACCACGGCCAGCCCGGGAGTCACTCCTTTTGCCTTCAATGAATCCACTTCCCGCCGGCACTCCTCAAGAACCGTTGCGGCCACTGCCTTTCCATCGATCACCTTGCTCATGTCGCTTCGTTGAAGTCCTCGACACCCGACCGGAGCCGGTCCTCGATCCGCGAGCGCCAAGTTTCAAATTCATCCTCTCCAAGCCGTCCCGGAACCGCAAGCGCCTCGTCGAAAATGACGCGCACCTTGCTGAACGGCACCGGCAGACGGAAGCGGTCCCAGCTGCCGAGCTGCCAGGCGCGGGTGAATTCGACGTGGATCGGGATCACCGGCGCGCCCGAAGCTTCCGCAAGTTTCACCAGCCCGGCCTGCAGGACATACCGCGGACCGCGCGGACCATCGGGCGTGACACAGCAGTCAGTCCCGTCCCGCAGCGTTTTGCGCAGCGCGACCAGAGCGGCCACCCCGCGCCGCGAGGATGATCCGCGGACCGATCCGAGGCCGAAAACACCCACCGCGCGTGCCAGTGTGGCGCCGTCGTGGCTGGCGCTTGTCAGGACCACCGCCTTGCGCCACTTGCCGCAGAGTTTCCGCCACGCCGCCGGCACCACGAAGATCCGGTTGTGCCACAGCCCGTAGATCACCGGCCCCTTGAGCTTGTCGCGCTCGCCGAGACCGCAGCGGTCCACCAGTTCGAAGCGCAGCGTCATGCACCACAGGCGCATCAGCCAACCGGCCAGGGACCCCAGCAGCGACGACTTCCGACTCTCGCGAATCTCGCTGCCCATCACAGGAATCCCCCCGCGTGGAGGGTCTCTGCCAAGTACTGCTGACGGGCCAGAAGCTCTCCGTAGAATTCGTGAAGTGCGGCATCGGGCAGACGCCGCGACGCCTCGTCGGCCGTCACCACATAACCCGCGATCTCATCGAAGCCGAGCTCCTCGCCCTGATCGTGGAAATACACCACCGCCGCCTGCATGGCCGCGCCGAGCAGCGCCCCGCCGCCACCGGAAACGGCAACGACCGGCACTCCGAAAACGTCCGCCAGAAGCTGGGCCGACGTCGGCCCGACATCGCGGGTCAGGCGCACCTCGGTCGGTTCGAATCCGATGTCGCGCAGCCGGCTCATGGCGAATCCGAATCCGAGCGCCACCCCTTCGGCCGCCGCCCTGGCGAGATTACCCGGCGTGAAATTGTCGAGCGTCATGCCGTGCAGCACACCGCAGCCGTCGGGCATCCGCGGCACCGACTCGCCTCTCAAATACGGGAGAAACAGTAGACCGTCCGCACCCGCCGGCGCGGCGGTGATCGCGTGGTCGAACTCTGCGCCCGTCCAGCCATACTGACGCCGGATCAGCTCCGGAGCGGCGATCACATTCTCGAGATCCATGCGGGTGATGCCGTTGCCCGCGAGGTCGCAGCCGACCTTGCCCTCGCCGTGGAAGTCGACCCGCGCCTCCGCAGCCAGACCGACCAGCGCGCCTTCGGCCGACACATCCGCGAGCAGATCCTCCGGCAGCGCCGCGCCCGAGGCGAACAATCCCGCCGCGCGGCCGTCGCTTCCCGCAGCCACCAGCACTCCCTTCGGCAGCCCCCACGCGTCCCCCAGCGACTCCCGCAGCGCACCGCGCGCCTGCCGGGCTTCGAGCACCTCGGGCAGCAACCCGCCGAGGCCTTCGCCAATGAATGCTGTCAGCGGTTCGCACCACGTCCGGTTCGGCACTTCGAAGAGTCCGCTGGCCGCCGCGGTCGATGCCGAAGTCGCGTTGGTCCCTGTCAGCCAGTAGCCGATGAAATCCTGCGCCGAGAGCAGCCGGGCGGCCCGCTGGAAGTGCTTCGGCTCGTGCTCCTTCAGCCAAAGTGCCTGGGCTGCCAGCGAACCTGCCGAGAGCGCGTTGCCGGTCATCTCGATGAGCCCCGGGGCCCCGCCGAAAGCCCGGCCGATCTCCTCGACCTGGCGACGCGCCGAGCGGTCGTTCCCCCGTTTGGCCGGCCGGACGATGCGGTCGTCGCCATCAAGCACCACCATCCCGCCGGCGGGCGCGGTCACGCCGATCCCGGCGACCGAAGCCTTGGCATCGCCCAGCTGCGCCAGCACCTCGCGAACGGCGTGATCGACAGCCCCGATCCACCTCGCCGGGTCCTGCTCGGCATAGCCTTCCGGCAGACCCTCGATCCACTCGAGCGGGGCCGAGGCGGTCGCGGTGACGCGGGCGGCCTCGAGCTCGAGGGCCGCCACACGGGTCAATCCGTGGCCGATTTCGATTCCCAGAAAGTGCATGGATGGAAGGGTGGAAAGCGCCGGGCTTTTCGTGGTCCTCACCCTCAGCATCGGCCGGACCCTTGGCAAGCCCGGGCTTGATCCGCCACGGGGCCGGTCCATCCTTCCCGCATGAGCGACTTCGAAGACAAGGTGCGCGACGCGCTTTCCAACCCTCAGAACCAGGGTGAAATGAGCGACGCCGACTCGGTCGGCACCGTCGGCTCGCCCGACTGCGGCGATATGCTGCGGATGTGGCTGAAGTTCACCGAGAAGGACGGCAAGAAGGTGATCGACCGGGCGTCCTTCCAAAGCTTCGGCTGCCAGACGGCGATCGCGGTCGCCTCGATGGCCACCGAATTGCTCAAGGGCAAGACCGCCGAGGAGGCGGCCAAACTGTCCGCCGACGAACTGACCGGCGAACTCGGCCCCTTGCCGCCGATGAAGATCCACTGCGGCCAGCTCGTCGAGGGCGCCCTGCGCAACGCGCTCGGCGGTCCGTCCGACGAAGCCTCGGCCGAGCCGGCGAAGACGCTCTCGGCCGAGCTTCAGAAGCCGAAGGGCAACATCCGCATCGTGCCGCTGGATTAGATTGGCAAGGAGCGGCGTCCTCCGGGCGCCGTGGCGGTCCGGAATCGGCGCCCGAAGGACGCCGCTCCTTGATCACTCCCGGCCTTGCATGTTCCGGGTGCAGGCGGGAAGCTCCACTGCAGATGGAATCCCACGAATGGCGCGAACGCACGGAGGAGGGACTGCGCTTCTGGCGGGCCAACCGGCATGCCGGCCGCTGGACGTTCCAGACGACCCTCAAGACCGATCCCGACTGGGAGCCGATCGACCCGGTGCCCCGCGAACTCTGGCAGGCGCTGCGCGAGAAACTGTGGAACAAGTACCAGCGCGGCCGCTGCCCGTGGGAACACATCGCCTACATCGACAAGTTGCTCGAAGACGACGACTCCTGACCCTTTCCCGCCGATGACCAAGAACCAAAGCGAATTCCTTTTCCGCCTGCTTGAAACCCCGAGTCCCACCGGCAGCGAGATGCTGGGCCAGCGGGTCTGGGCCGACTATCTGAAGCCAACCGCCGACGAGGTCGCATGCGATGCCTATGGCTCGACCTGGGCGACCCTCAAGGGCAAGTCGAAGCACCGCGTGATGCTCGCCGCCCACGCCGACGAAATCGGCTGGATGATCAAGGCGGTTCAGGACGACGGATTCCTCCGCATCGACCGGGTTGGCGGTTCCGACCACGCCACCGCCCGCGGGCGCCGGCTGCGGATCCTCGGCGACAAGGGTGAAGTCCTCGGGATCATCGGCAATACCGCCATCCACCTGCGCAAGGATTCGCTCGGCGACGAAAAGGCGCCGAAGGTCCACGAGCTGTGGGTCGATGTCGGTGCCTCGTCCGCCAAGGAAGTCGCGGAGCTCGGCTTGCGGGTCGGTCACTTCGCGGTCTATGCCGACACCCCGACCGAACTCGCCCACAAACGCATCGTCTCCCGCGCGCTCGATAACCGCATCGGCTCGTTCATCATCGCCCAGGTGCTCCGACGCCTGGCCAAGTCGGAAAAGAAGTCCGACGCCTCGCTGGTCTGCCTGAATGCGATCCAGGAGGAGATCGGCGGTCACGGCGCGGTCATGGCGACCTACCGGCTGAAGCCCGACGCCTGCATCTGCCTCGATGTCACCCATGCCACCGACACGCCCGGCCTCGATACGAACCAGCACGGCAAGGTGACGCTGGGTGGCGGACCGACCGTCACCCACGGCACCGCCAACCATCCACTGATCGTCGAGCGCCTGATTTCGATCGCCGAGAAGGAAGGCATCCCGCTCCAGCACGAGGCGTCCAGCCGCTTCACCGGGACGGACACCGACAAGATCTTCCAGCAGCGCGGCGGCGTGCCGAGTGCCCTCGTCTCCCTCCCGCTCCGCTGCATGCACTCGGTCGTCGAGACCGCTCACCTCGACGACATCGAGAATACCATCAAACTTCTCGCCGCCTTCGTCGTTTCGGTGAAGGAGGACGAACCGTTCCATCAATCGCTGTG is part of the Haloferula helveola genome and encodes:
- a CDS encoding lysophospholipid acyltransferase family protein, with the protein product MGSEIRESRKSSLLGSLAGWLMRLWCMTLRFELVDRCGLGERDKLKGPVIYGLWHNRIFVVPAAWRKLCGKWRKAVVLTSASHDGATLARAVGVFGLGSVRGSSSRRGVAALVALRKTLRDGTDCCVTPDGPRGPRYVLQAGLVKLAEASGAPVIPIHVEFTRAWQLGSWDRFRLPVPFSKVRVIFDEALAVPGRLGEDEFETWRSRIEDRLRSGVEDFNEAT
- a CDS encoding FGGY family carbohydrate kinase, whose protein sequence is MHFLGIEIGHGLTRVAALELEAARVTATASAPLEWIEGLPEGYAEQDPARWIGAVDHAVREVLAQLGDAKASVAGIGVTAPAGGMVVLDGDDRIVRPAKRGNDRSARRQVEEIGRAFGGAPGLIEMTGNALSAGSLAAQALWLKEHEPKHFQRAARLLSAQDFIGYWLTGTNATSASTAAASGLFEVPNRTWCEPLTAFIGEGLGGLLPEVLEARQARGALRESLGDAWGLPKGVLVAAGSDGRAAGLFASGAALPEDLLADVSAEGALVGLAAEARVDFHGEGKVGCDLAGNGITRMDLENVIAAPELIRRQYGWTGAEFDHAITAAPAGADGLLFLPYLRGESVPRMPDGCGVLHGMTLDNFTPGNLARAAAEGVALGFGFAMSRLRDIGFEPTEVRLTRDVGPTSAQLLADVFGVPVVAVSGGGGALLGAAMQAAVVYFHDQGEELGFDEIAGYVVTADEASRRLPDAALHEFYGELLARQQYLAETLHAGGFL
- a CDS encoding iron-sulfur cluster assembly scaffold protein, which produces MSDFEDKVRDALSNPQNQGEMSDADSVGTVGSPDCGDMLRMWLKFTEKDGKKVIDRASFQSFGCQTAIAVASMATELLKGKTAEEAAKLSADELTGELGPLPPMKIHCGQLVEGALRNALGGPSDEASAEPAKTLSAELQKPKGNIRIVPLD
- a CDS encoding VOC family protein, whose amino-acid sequence is MQVEKVKYVLWAADWQRCVKFYSELFGGEATMESEVWSEVVIQGAIIGIHGGGEGKRTWTGLSFQLDDLREGIRRLKECGGDLTCEPTDTPEEPLHLAMCIDPEGNEFMMTQRRS
- a CDS encoding LURP-one-related/scramblase family protein; translated protein: MTYQIREKFWSWGDDFKICDNVGRPVFQVKGKAFSWGDKLSFQDMAGQELAFISQKMFSMMPRYEIHRNGQLFAEVVKEFRWFSKEFTLDVPGPNDYTIKGRFWTHDYEFTRGGRVVANVSKEFFSMSDVYGVQIVDGEDDVAILAACIVIDQVLHDGSGSSSVDFD
- the folD gene encoding bifunctional methylenetetrahydrofolate dehydrogenase/methenyltetrahydrofolate cyclohydrolase FolD — encoded protein: MSKVIDGKAVAATVLEECRREVDSLKAKGVTPGLAVVLVGEDPASMVYVGSKVRTCGDLGIHSRKIELPTETTQEELLKVVAELNADPAIHGILVQSPPPEQIDEEEIVRALDPAKDVDGFHPENVAKLALEDPTGFVPCTPAGCMRLIKEAGIETSGANAVVIGRSMIVGKPMALLLMAKGSDATVTVAHSRSRDLPAICREADILVAAVGRPEMVKADWVKDGAVVIDVGINRVEDPSRKSGYRLTGDVAYEEVAPKCKAITPVPGGVGPMTIAMLMKNTIAAASRA
- the uvrA gene encoding excinuclease ABC subunit UvrA, translating into MASKTRSSARKTGRKSSKKRAAEIPAIRIRGARQHNLKGLDLDIPLGQLTVVTGPSGSGKSSLAFHTLYAEGQRRYVETFSPYVRQFFDRMDKPDVDRIDGIPPAIAIEQKNNIRTTRSTVGTLTEINDYLKLLFARAATGHDPKTGAEIRPDSPESAAEWVIANLSGEQVLVTFPVPVPEETKSEDLFPFLNQQGYLRILDANGRVLRTDEQPAAFEAGTKVEVIQDRIRVSKSSQTRLLEAFETAFALGKGSAAANAESLPSPRSFTTSWTNPETGFTLRPPTPSLFSFNNPLGACPKCRGFGRVIGLDLEKAVPDPTLSIAKGAIKPFQGERGDECQRDLVRNCRERGIDIRTPWEDLDEDVREWVNYGDSPDADMEEMEEIWRDGGWYGVKGFFDWLETKAYKMHVRVFLSRYRSYTACPKCRGRRLQPEALCFRVGGKTLPDLWKLPVNELHAFFRELDLPLENNPSLKLVWTEIASRLGYLEQVGLGYLTLDRPARTLSGGEIERVNLTSCLGASLSNTLFVLDEPTVGLHARDIERLVGVMHDLRDKGNTLVVVEHEETVMRAADQLVDLGPASGEHGGTLIYQGEVGSDAPGRKADERGRSSLPGTLPWLTGERSIALPENRREPENGKLTVKGATRHNLHKLDADIPLGLLVCLTGVSGSGKSTLAHDVIYANLARKLRQPTEELDPAPIKELRGSQYISEVQLVDQSPLARTSRSTPAILLGAFNEIRQLFAQTSDARSRGCTTGYFSFNSGDGRCDRCSGAGFEKVEMQFLSDIQVTCPDCGGRRYKPSALDIHYRGKSIADILDLTVDQALAFYADDPSSTSSTRKRHSSIRRALLPLSEVGLGYVKLGQPLNTLSGGESQRLKLCQVVAEDTGKRHKKPRFLILDEPTTGLHFGDIERLLGVFQKLVGQGHTLLVIEHNLDVIKSADWILELGPGAGADGGKLVAEGPPEKVATLKTETARFLKPALKGRAQKGRDERPRSSAARRTNSSSHTLSDASITLRGAREHNLKNIDVDIPRDQFVVVSGLSGSGKSTLAFDILFAEGQRRFLDSMSAYARQFAEQLEKPELDILNGLPPTVAIEQRVSQGGMKSTVATVTELWNFIRLLYAKLGTRYCPDCDVPVEKQSVAAIDKTIHGHLKRGGVSILAPVIRGRKGYHTEVAEWALKQGFTKLLVDRQFREAEGFERLTRYQEHDIDVVVAEPSGLSDKAALKDLSASIERALEIGKGTIRILTPGKELVLLSTEASCPSCHQSFDELDPRLFSFNSPYGWCTECRGHGQVPKRRRAFDPSRHESVLAAELDADRKVARMDDTELVECPSCHGTRLNPESRAVRLGGGTPSSRNKADLRISDLSRFSVTDADTHFSKVKFTGPRDQLIARDILPEITQRLAFLEHVGLGYLQLDRSATTLSGGESQRIRLAAQLGSNLRGVLYVLDEPTIGLHPRDNEQLLDTLIGLRDRGNSLIVVEHDEDTIARADHLIDLGPAAGRLGGEIVYQGDPPTSAGRDGRPRPSAGRPKTSDPTLSPTYQALVHPIVHPTRGKRRAISKSHARLKLTGCHANNLRDVDVEIPLGRLTVLTGISGSGKSTLMHRCLAEAARAGKKPKGAPFKSAAGFKAIKSTYEVDQSPIGKTSRSCPATYVKVFDDIRKLFAQLPDARMRGYDASRFSFNTGDGRCAVCEGNGRVKLEMDFLPTTWIPCEACDEQRYNPATLEVRFRGKNIGEILHLTIEEAAAFFESQPRIAAPLQLLADTGLGYLQLGQPSPTVSGGEAQRIKLVSQLIRGRGAKARLATRELKATNLYLIEEPTVGLHLEDVKRLIDVLHRLVDEGHTVVVIEHHMAVAAEADWILDLGPEGGAAGGRIVAQGPPEKIARSKQSRTAPFLRVELENRD